The Carassius auratus strain Wakin chromosome 5, ASM336829v1, whole genome shotgun sequence genome includes a window with the following:
- the LOC113074647 gene encoding sushi, von Willebrand factor type A, EGF and pentraxin domain-containing protein 1-like, whose product MKVGNLLLLFLGSLQVVFTQEPLTVFTERTTVEEDLGSGLLEVEQEDELADTYWSGTAPLCFGGCKGRHQELKRDNCGDSNCCWVGYKSFCRVNCGKPDVDFNGMVYGSDWWVGSVVRYDCRPGFVLVGDPARACQSNGKWTPKPSCLRVCHRGRVEINEKDIDGTCSSTCPDAKSYAVPLHHKCSRIENCRSKESGWKRWFTRCNDCDCDCFTPCTSTG is encoded by the exons ATGAAAGTAGGAAATCTTCTGCTGCTGTTTCTGGGGTCCTTGCAAGTGGTGTTCACTCAAGAGCCTTTAACTGTATTTACTGAAAGAACCACTGTGGAAGAAGATCTAGGAAGTG GTCTGTTGGAGGTGGAACAGGAGGATGAACTGGCGGACACTTACTGGTCCGGGACAGCCCCCCTTTGTTTTGGAGGGTGTAAAGGCAGACACCAGGAGCTCAAGAGAGACAACTGTGGAGATTCAAACTGCTGCTGGGTGGGATACAAATCCTTCTGTAGAG TGAATTGTGGAAAGCCTGATGTGGACTTTAACGGGATGGTGTATGGGAGTGATTGGTGGGTGGGTTCTGTAGTTCGGTACGACTGCAGGCCAGGGTTCGTGTTGGTGGGAGATCCTGCCCGAGCCTGTCAGTCCAATGGCAAATGGACGCCTAAACCGTCCTGTCTCA GAGTGTGTCATCGTGGCCGGGTTGAGATCAACGAGAAGGACATTGATGGGACGTGTTCGTCCACCTGTCCTGATGCTAAGAGCTATGCAGTCCCTCTACACCACAAATGCAGTCGAATTGAGAACTGCAGAAGTAAAGAATCGGGCTGGAAGCGCTGGTTTACACGCTGCAACGACTGCGACTGTGACTGCTTCACTCCCTGCA CTTCTACAGGATAG
- the LOC113074633 gene encoding UDP-N-acetylglucosamine--dolichyl-phosphate N-acetylglucosaminephosphotransferase-like isoform X2, which translates to MEKMSPIPALPLIINCCMSALGCVATVKLIPAFKNHFISARLCGMDLNKTIKKEVPESQGVISGTVFLIILFLFIPVPFLHCFMGERCQRFPHNEFVQLIGALLAICCMIFLGFADDVLNLRWRHKLMLPTMASLPLLMVYFTNFGNTVIVVPKPFRVLLGMHLDLGDYRDDHVFSLYFMIPFFFTTLALFYHNWYPSSVFVGDTFCYFAGMTFAVVGILGHFSKTMLLFFIPQVINFIYSLPQLFHIIPCPRHRLPRLQSDTGKLGMSYSKFKQKDLGKLGQLILKVAEMLWLLDVRRGQEGDDEFIECNNMTLINLVLKVLGPTHERNLTAIMLLIQVLGSAVAFGIRYHLVRLFYDV; encoded by the exons ATGGAGAAGATGTCTCCAATTCCCGCTCTTCCTCTTATCATTAACTGTTGTATGTCTGCACTTGGGTGCGTTGCAACAGTGAAGCTTATTCCTGCTTTTAAGAATCATTTCATATCTGCGAGACTCTGTGGCATGGATctaaataaaaccataaagaaaGAGGT GCCTGAATCACAAGGGGTTATCAGCGGCACAGTCTTCCTCATCATTCTCTTCCTCTTCATCCCTGTGCCCTTCCTCCATTGCTTCATGGGAGAACGGTGTCAACGGTTCCCTCACAACGAG TTTGTCCAACTGATTGGTGCTTTGTTGGCCATCTGCTGCATGATATTCCTGGGTTTTGCTGATGATGTTCTGAACCTACGATGGAGACACAAGCTAATGCTGCCCACTATGGCCTCCCTGCCTCTACTCATGGTCTACTTCACTAACTTTGGCAACACTGTCATCGTCGTGCCCAAACCTTTCCGTGTCCTGCTGGGGATGCATCTGGACTTGG GAGACTACAGGGATGACCATGTTTTCTCTTTGTACTTCATGATTCCCTTTTTCTTCACCACATTAGCCCTCTTCTACCACAACTG GTATCCTTCCTCTGTGTTTGTGGGAGACACTTTCTGTTACTTTGCTGGAATGACGTTTGCAGTGGTCGGGATACTCGGCCACTTCAGTAAGACCATGCTGCTTTTCTTCATCCCCCAAGTCATCAACTTCATTTACTCTCTGCCTCAGCTCTTTCACATTATTCCCTGTCCCAGACATCGCCTGCCAAG GTTACAGTCTGACACGGGAAAGCTTGGCATGAGCTACTCCAAATTCAAACAGAAGGACCTGGGCAAATTAGGACAACTTATTCTAAAG GTGGCAGAAATGTTATGGCTCCTGGATGTGCGTAGAGGGCAGGAAGGAGATGATGAGTTTATTGAGTGTAACAACATGACCCTTATCAACCTGGTACTAAAAGTGCTGGGACCTACCCATGAGAGGAACCTGACTGCAATCATGCTGTTAATACAG GTCTTGGGGAGTGCCGTGGCGTTTGGAATCCGGTATCATCTTGTGCGTCTGTTCTACGACGTCTAG
- the LOC113074633 gene encoding UDP-N-acetylglucosamine--dolichyl-phosphate N-acetylglucosaminephosphotransferase-like isoform X1, with product MEKMSPIPALPLIINCCMSALGCVATVKLIPAFKNHFISARLCGMDLNKTIKKEVPESQGVISGTVFLIILFLFIPVPFLHCFMGERCQRFPHNEFVQLIGALLAICCMIFLGFADDVLNLRWRHKLMLPTMASLPLLMVYFTNFGNTVIVVPKPFRVLLGMHLDLGILYYVYMGMLAVFCTNAINILAGINGIESGQALFISGSIIIFNFLELNGDYRDDHVFSLYFMIPFFFTTLALFYHNWYPSSVFVGDTFCYFAGMTFAVVGILGHFSKTMLLFFIPQVINFIYSLPQLFHIIPCPRHRLPRLQSDTGKLGMSYSKFKQKDLGKLGQLILKVAEMLWLLDVRRGQEGDDEFIECNNMTLINLVLKVLGPTHERNLTAIMLLIQVLGSAVAFGIRYHLVRLFYDV from the exons ATGGAGAAGATGTCTCCAATTCCCGCTCTTCCTCTTATCATTAACTGTTGTATGTCTGCACTTGGGTGCGTTGCAACAGTGAAGCTTATTCCTGCTTTTAAGAATCATTTCATATCTGCGAGACTCTGTGGCATGGATctaaataaaaccataaagaaaGAGGT GCCTGAATCACAAGGGGTTATCAGCGGCACAGTCTTCCTCATCATTCTCTTCCTCTTCATCCCTGTGCCCTTCCTCCATTGCTTCATGGGAGAACGGTGTCAACGGTTCCCTCACAACGAG TTTGTCCAACTGATTGGTGCTTTGTTGGCCATCTGCTGCATGATATTCCTGGGTTTTGCTGATGATGTTCTGAACCTACGATGGAGACACAAGCTAATGCTGCCCACTATGGCCTCCCTGCCTCTACTCATGGTCTACTTCACTAACTTTGGCAACACTGTCATCGTCGTGCCCAAACCTTTCCGTGTCCTGCTGGGGATGCATCTGGACTTGG GCATtctgtattatgtatatatgggGATGCTGGCTGTGTTCTGTACAAATGCCATTAACATCTTGGCTGGTATCAATGGCATTGAGTCGGGGCAAGCTCTCTTCATATCTGGCTCCATCATCATCTTTAATTTTCTGGAGCTCAATG GAGACTACAGGGATGACCATGTTTTCTCTTTGTACTTCATGATTCCCTTTTTCTTCACCACATTAGCCCTCTTCTACCACAACTG GTATCCTTCCTCTGTGTTTGTGGGAGACACTTTCTGTTACTTTGCTGGAATGACGTTTGCAGTGGTCGGGATACTCGGCCACTTCAGTAAGACCATGCTGCTTTTCTTCATCCCCCAAGTCATCAACTTCATTTACTCTCTGCCTCAGCTCTTTCACATTATTCCCTGTCCCAGACATCGCCTGCCAAG GTTACAGTCTGACACGGGAAAGCTTGGCATGAGCTACTCCAAATTCAAACAGAAGGACCTGGGCAAATTAGGACAACTTATTCTAAAG GTGGCAGAAATGTTATGGCTCCTGGATGTGCGTAGAGGGCAGGAAGGAGATGATGAGTTTATTGAGTGTAACAACATGACCCTTATCAACCTGGTACTAAAAGTGCTGGGACCTACCCATGAGAGGAACCTGACTGCAATCATGCTGTTAATACAG GTCTTGGGGAGTGCCGTGGCGTTTGGAATCCGGTATCATCTTGTGCGTCTGTTCTACGACGTCTAG